In Euphorbia lathyris chromosome 2, ddEupLath1.1, whole genome shotgun sequence, the sequence TTTTCAGCAGATACGAGACAACACCATAACCTACGAGTAACTGTCATTTAGCTACGTGTCGGATGCGAAAAATGGCCTACGCCATTTGTACGATCACGACAATGATGAGGAGTAGCCAATGCCGGTTGAAGTGGATGTAGTGAGCACTTCAAATTCTCCAGTTGAAAAAGACTGGCCTTTCTGGAAAACCTTCCTTCTTAGTTCAGAATATGCACAATAATTTACTTCATACACAGTTGCATCTTTCAGGAATGCCGAAACCGAAACACCGACTCCTTCACCTGAGATTGAACCACAAAGATTATCAGAAGCATGAGCATGAAACATGATAAAGGGTGTCTGGGATTAGTAGAAAGATGATCTAGAAAGTATTAGAAATTTTACTGATACAAACTGAGAAACGTTATTTTTTGAGACGAACATAGCAGAAACAGAAGCAAAACGTGAAAATGCTACTGAATAGGAGTTCTCAGGCAATATAGTTTGATATACATTACATCCTTGGAAACGAGTTTTCAATTCTTTTAGTTTACGGAAATGTAGCAGAAGCATGAGGCATGAAACATGATAAAGGGTGTCTAGGATTAGTAGAAAGATGATCTAGATAATATTAGAAATTTTACTAATACAAACCGAGAAACATTATTTTTTGAGAGGAATCTAGCTAGGAAACTAAAACAGAAGCAAAACGCGAAAATGCTACTGAATAGGAGTTCTCGTGCAATATAGTTTGATACACATTACATAAGTTTCCAATTCTTTTAGTTTACAGAAAAGTGACCTGAAATGTTTCGTACTAAGTTTTCAAGAGTTTCGGTTTCTAAAACAGATACGTAACCGTAAAATGCTTTAAAAAATCAAAGTTTCTGTACAATATAATCAGGAAATTCTGTGTTGCAATCAGAAATGAAGATTACCATGTGTGACAAGCAGCAAGTTCTCTGTTGGATATTTATCTGCAAGTGCCTTAAAAACATGTTCATATCTAGCTCTTGTTTCATCCACTGTTTCTTCCCATTTTGGCAACTACATAGGATAAATAAGAAcaaacatataaataaaatcaaacaactgaaaaaaaaaaatgaatagaaATCAACGCTGCACCGGACACTGAAACAGAAACAATCATGgataaacgttatttctaaaagaTAACCTTCAAACTGAAACATATATAGACACGGACACGAAACCTATGTTGTACGAAAACTCTTCTTCACTAGCCTTTAAGTGTTTCATGTCAGTTTCTGTTTCTGTTGGCATTTCTTTTccgtttcggtttcggtttccgTACAACATAGATAGAAACACAATATTTCAATGTCAAGCAATACATACTTCTTCATACACTGGTTTTACAGTGCGATCAACTGTCCCAGCAGGTAGTATAGCTTCAAGCTCCGAGATATCGAAACCGAAATTCCCATCTTTGGGTGCAAAATCATGTCTAATAGCTTGCGTATTCATCATCTCACATAATCCATACTCAATTGAAACCTGTTCAATTGCACATTCAAACTACATTTTCTCAATGAATCTATAAAATCAGAAATCAATACGGAGATAGCAGAGAAACGAAATGATAATCGGACCTTAATTTTGGAGGGATCCATAGCAACACCGTCCCTAATTGTATGACTGATACTGTCATCGACGGCGCAAAGGGCGGAGATAGCTTCAGAGGCAGTCTGAATGCAACGGAGAAAAGGAGAAACAAAGACACGATGGATCGGAAAATCGAGGCTGGATTTAAGATTCCGGCCAGCACAGAAGGCCCGTACCTTACCTTCATCAACAAGAGGAGGATCCCAGGGTTTATCGGCTTTGGCAGCCCAGAGAGGATCGAAGTTGTCGATGCGGTCGCCGTGGCGCATAACGACGACGTTTTGATACCGATCGGAGGTGCTGTTTTCCATTGAAAAATCGGAGTTATTTTCAAGGGGATAGAAATGTAGTCGCcgtataataatatatatagagagagaaaggaaggaAAAGAGAAGCTTCGTCGTCGCCGTCAATCAACAGGTGAGAAGTTTCTTGTTATGGAAAATGACGGACGTAGTGTGATCGGACCGCCGTTTATCGTTATTCACATTCGTTATCCCGGCAAGAACACGCATTCATAGCCTATTGGATAAAACTTCGCCTGGACCTGTCTACTTTGGGCCCACACTTAACTTGTACTTTTAAGAGGAAATTAAATCAATGACGTTAATTACGATaaaattaagggttaaggtataaaaataccttaacgttttggaccaggagcaattttactcctaatgtctTCACctctaatgttggaagccaagagcaattttacccttaacgttaataaattgggtcaatttgagaaataatttatcaaactgtcttctcggtcatgaatcttgttatctacacttcatacgtgtgtcattttatcagtgaCAAATCACAAAAATTCgctgggatgtgaaaaaataacaaaaaaatatattgtctttttggacggattagacaaaaaaaaattcaaaaaatcaaccgaatttataaatattaatttcaaattctattattaaattataaaaaaaacatgaaatcgttttttagaacgaattattatgcaattggtgcagaataataaacaaaaatatgtgtgttttataatagtgtctggaattgacccaatttatcaacgttaggggtaaattgctcttggcttccaacgttagaggtaaaattgcaccattttagacgttaagggtaaaattgctcctgacccaaaacgttaggggtatttttgcaccttaaccctaaaattaAGGGTCTCTTTAGCTACTTGTTGTTCCTGTTTACTGTTCCTGTTTGCCGGTTGCTGTTGTCTTTGGAAAAAGCtactttttcaaaaagcagTGATTCTCTGCTATTGTAAAAAACTGCTTTTCGGTGGTAAACCGTAAACAGATGAGTCTAAACCAACACTTAAAACGCTGCCTTTTAAAGTAAAAAGACAAATAgaagtaggtaaacaaacatcctctaaatatcttttttggtaaATTTGGAAAACAATCCTTATTatcatactttttttttttttgccaattgcATACCTATGGTTTTTTTATCCAAATGGGAATCGAGGTTTTCGTATTGCT encodes:
- the LOC136216589 gene encoding uncharacterized protein, which produces MENSTSDRYQNVVVMRHGDRIDNFDPLWAAKADKPWDPPLVDEGKVRAFCAGRNLKSSLDFPIHRVFVSPFLRCIQTASEAISALCAVDDSISHTIRDGVAMDPSKIKVSIEYGLCEMMNTQAIRHDFAPKDGNFGFDISELEAILPAGTVDRTVKPVYEELPKWEETVDETRARYEHVFKALADKYPTENLLLVTHGEGVGVSVSAFLKDATVYEVNYCAYSELRRKVFQKGQSFSTGEFEVLTTSTSTGIGYSSSLS